From a single Glycine soja cultivar W05 chromosome 19, ASM419377v2, whole genome shotgun sequence genomic region:
- the LOC114399657 gene encoding protein RADIALIS-like 3 has product MASCSISASGSWSVKDNKAFEKALAVYDKDTPDRWYNVAHAVGGKTPEEVKRHYELLVQDVKHIESGRVPFPNYKKTTSESTDQEEKRLRNLNLNLQ; this is encoded by the exons ATGGCATCTTGTTCAATCTCAGCCTCAGGCTCATGGAGTGTTAAGGACAACAAGGCCTTTGAAAAGGCTCTAGCTGTTTATGACAAGGACACCCCTGACCGTTGGTACAATGTTGCTCATGCTGTTGGCGGCAAAACTCCAGAGGAAGTGAAGAGGCACTACGAACTCCTTGTTCAGGATGTTAAGCATATTGAGTCAGGACGTGTTCCATTCCCAAATTACAAGAAAACTACTTCAGAGTCAACTGATCAGGAGGAAAAAAG GCTgaggaatttgaatttgaacctCCAGTGA